In Gemmatimonadota bacterium, the genomic stretch CCGGGTCAGCATCAGCCAGACCAGCGGCAGGAAGACGGCCACCAGGGGGAGCCCCACGCCCATCCACCGCACGAAGCTGATTTCCTGGCCGAGGCTGGACTGGATAAAGGAAGCGAGGAAGACGTTGGGCGGGGTGCCTATGATCGTGCCGATGCCGCCTATGGACGCCGCGTAGGCGATGCCAAGGAGCAGGCACAGAGCGAAATGCGGCCGCGCCTTCGTTCCGTTGCCGCCGTTCCCGTCACCGCCTTCTCCGCTACCCATCCCCAAGCTTCCGGGTTCCACCTGCTCCACCAGGGCGATGATGCTGAGCGCGATGGGTAGCATCATGACCGCCGTGGCCGTGTTGGATACCCACATGCTGAAGAAGGCCGTCACCCCCATGAAGCACGCCACGATACCCGCCGGGTGGTCGCCCGCCGCACGTAGCGCCTTGAGCGCCAGGCGCCGGTGAAGTCCCCATCGCTGCATGGTCAGGGCGATGAGGAAGCCGCCCATGAAGAGGAAGATCAATTCGTGGGCGTAGGGCGCGGCCGCCGCGCGCACCGACGCCGCTCCGGTCATGGGGAGGGCAACCAGCGGCAGGAGCGCTGTGGCGTAAAGCTCAACGGCCTCCGTCATCCACCAGACCGCCATCCACACCGCCAGGGCCGTCGTGGCCCGACCCGCGTTAGAGAACACGACCGTCTCGCCCGCGCCGTTCGGATACGCGTGGGGCAACAGGCCGTAGAGCAGAACCGCGAGCAACGGACCCGCGATAAGGCCGATCCATTGAATGGTGGTTTTGAGGCTTTTGGAATTCGCAGAGATTTGAGACCGTCCCTATTTCAGGTGGACTTGGCTCACTACCGAATCGATGGAGACGGCACACCGAAGAAACTGGCATGCTTACACGGCAAGCATGGGTTAACTAAAGGAACAGTAGCGGTGATTAGTCAAGACAATAAGACGCTATGGATTGACCCGTCCGACCGACCAGGACTACAGGCGAAAATGCTTGCAAACAAGGCGCATTGGGACTATTTTAACTTCCCTATTTCGGATACGCCGGGAATCGGCCAAACCCACAGGAGGACCCATGAAAGACCAGATCGCACACTACGAGAACAAGCTGAAATACGAGATCGATTCTTATGACCTGTGGGAGTCCATTACCCTGGGCAAGGACATCGTCGTAGTGGACGCGCGGTCCGAGGAAGCCTACGCAGAACGCCATATCCCTGGCGCCGTGAACATCCCGCACCGGACCATGGACCCCGATACCACGGCCTCCCTGGATAAAGACGTGCTGTACGTGACCTATTGCGACGGCATCGGGTGCAACGCGTCGACCAAGGGCGCGCTCAACATGGCCAGGCTGGGTTTCAACGTCAAGGAACTCATGGGCGGCCTCGACTGGTGGATCCGGGACGGATACGAAACAGAAGGCCTGCAGGCCACCGAGGGCAGGGCACTGGTCTGCGGTTGCGGATAGCATTCGTTCCTGCGTCTATGCCTCCCCATCCCGCCTCCCCATCCTCCGGAACAGCGCCCTGATATCGCCCAGGGCGCCAACGCTGACATACACGGCCACGACCGCAAATAGCAGCAGGCAAAGCACAAAAACCACCGCCCAGAGCGTGCTCCAGAACTCCATCACGCTTCCTCCTTTCGGTCCGTGCGGGCCGGGTGCTCAAGACGGGCCAAGCTGTCCGAGCCGTCCGAGCCGTCCGGACGGTCCGGACGGTCCGGAAACACCAGCGATCCGGCGAACATGAGGACCAGGGCCAGCGCGGTGATGGCCAGCCCGATCTCGTCGCTTTGGTACATGCCCAGTCCCAGCGCCTGATTCACGGGTCCGAGGCCCGCCACGGCGCCGATGCCCGCGATGAGCGCCAGGTAGGCTCCCACGGTGCTCGCCCGCTTCCAGTACAACCCCGCCAGCAGCAGCGTGAAGGCGCCGGTGAAGTAGATGGCGCCGCTCACGGCCATGTAGTCCCACAGGTCCTGCCCCAGGTCGTACCAGAGTCCCCATACGAGCAGGAACAAACCGATCACCAGGATGAAGATGCGCGACAGCGCCAGACGCCACCGGGTGGTCAGGCGCTCGTTCGTGGCCGGCGCCACGACGTCGTGGGTCAGCACCGACGCCCAGCAGAGCAGGTAGCTGTCGTGGGTCGACATGAAGGCGGCGAGGAGCCCCGCGCCGACGAGGCCGATGATGCCGGTGGGCAGGATCTGGGACAGGAAGAGGGGCATGGCCTGCAGCGTCATCGTGGGGTCGGCGGTGGGCGACCCGGTTTCATCGAAGAAGAACCCGCGGAACTCGGGGTTGTTGAAAAAAAACGTGAGCGCGCAGATGCCGAGGAACTGGGGGATCATGAACCGGATCAGGAAGCCGATGGAGGACCACCGGTACAGCCGGCGCACCACTTCCACGCTTTCGGCGGCGCAGGCGCGCATGACCGAGGTCTGCCATACGGCGCAGGATACCAGCCCCGCCGTGAAGATCATCCACATGATGTAGGAGGGTCCGAAGCCGCTGCCTTCGAGCAGGGGATTGAAGCCGGGCTCGCCGTGGACGGCCGCCACGGTTTCGACGATGGTCGGCCAGCCGAGGGCGTACACCGCCATGCCGCAGGTGAGGATCATGCCGAAGGAGAGGATCACGAACTGGATGTAGTCGGTGATCACCACCGAGACCATGCCGCCCATGATGGTGTAGGCGATGACCAGCGCCAGCATGACGGTCATAACCACGGCGACGGCGTTGGGATCGGTCAGGCCCGTCAGGCCGGTCACGAACAGGGCGCCCGCCTTGAGGAACAGGCCCATGTTCAGGATGCCCGCGAAGGCGAGGAGCAGGCCGCCGAATACGCGCACACCCCGGCTGAACCGTTTCTCGTAGAATTCCGGGATCGTCATTACACCCAGCCGGCGCAGGGGCACCACGATGAAGCCGGTCATGCCCACGATAAAGGTAACGACGCCGGCGATGACCGCGATGTGGAAGGCGGCGAAACCCCCGGTGAATCCCTTCTGGGCCGAGTACATGACCGTCACCAGCCCCAGCTCGCTCCCGATCATGGTCGCCACGGCCAGGCGGGACTTGAGCGACCGGCTCGCCACGATGTAGTCCCCCATGTCCCGGATGTACCGGTTCATGTAAAGGCCCACGCCCACCGTGGCCGCCATGTAAACCGCGACGATCAGCCAGTCCAGGGTACCGAAATTCGTAGGGAGAGACGGCATGGATTGGTGGAGCCGAGATGAGTTCTGGATTACCAGGAGGAACCGTCTTCGCAGGCGCGCATTTCGTAGGCCCGCATTTCACGGGCCTGCATCGGGATCAGGCGCGCATCGCGTTTTCAGACGCGTATCGGGATCAGGCGTCTTCTCCGTCGGCGCCCGGAGCATCCTGTTTGCCTGCCGCGCGTTCCGGTACGATGTCCTCGCCCTCCCGGGCGATGTGCCGGGCCAGTTCCGGCGCAAGACCGACGTAATCCGCGGGGGTCAGGGCGAGCAGGCGCAGCTTGTCGTCGTCCGGCAGGTCCAGGTCGCGGATCAGGTCCTCCATGATCTCCTGGGTAATGGCCTGTCCCCGGGTCAGCGCCTTCATCCGCTCGTAGGGGTTCTCATGGCCGGCCTTGCGCATGACCATCTGCACCGCTTCCGCCAGCACCTCCCAGGCCCCGTCGAGGTCGGCGCTCACCGCGTCCCGGTCCACTTCCGCGCGTTCCATGCCCTGGATGGCCGAATGGATCGCCAACAGTGAGTGGCCGATGGCCACGCCGACGTTCCGCAGGGCGGAGGAGTCGCTCAGGTCGCGTTGCTGACGCGATACCTGCAGCTTTCCGGCCAGGTGTTCCAGCAGCGCGTTGCTGACGCCCACGTTGGCCTCGGAATTCTCGAAATCGATAGGGTTCACCTTGTGGGGCATGACCGAGGAACCCGCCTCGGTGTCCACCACCTTCTGACGGAAGTAGCCCAGGGAAATGTACGACCACATGTCCCGGTCGAAATCGAGCAGCACGGTATTGAAGCGCATCAGCCGGTGGAAGAGCTCCGCCAGGTAGTCGTGGGGTTCGATCTGTATGGTGATCGGATTGAAGGTCAACCCCAGGCGGTCCTCGACGAAGTGACGGGCAACGGCCTCCCAGGGCACATCGGGATACACGACGAGGTGGGCGTTGTAGTTCCCCACCGCCCCGTTGAACTTGCCGAGGTATTCGCTACGAGCGACCTGGTCGAGCTGGCGACGCCAGCGGGCGACGAACACGGCCAGTTCCTTGCCGACGGTGGTGGGCGTGGCGGATTGCCCGTGGGTGTGGCTGAGCATCGGAATGTCCGCCGTCTCGCCGGCGAGGGTGGCCGCCGCGGCGATCAGGTCCTGGCTTCCGGGCAGCCACTCCTGCTGGATCCCGTCCCTGAGCATGAGGGCGTAGGCGAGATTGTTGATATCTTCGGAAGTACAGCAGAAATGGACCGATTCGGTGACGTCCTCCAAGGAGGTCCCGGCAATGGCTTCCCGTACGTAGTACTCCACCGCCTTGACGTCATGGCGGGTTTCCTGTTCGATTTCCTTGATCCGCCCAGCCTGCGCGTCGGTGAAATCAAGGACCAGCGACCGCAGGAAACCGGTCTCTTCCTCGGAAAAGACACGCACGTGGCCGATCTCGGGCCGCTCCGCCATGGTGATCAGCCATTCGATCTCCACGTGCAGCCGGTACTTGATCAGCGCCCATTCGGAGAAATAGGAGGAGAGGCCCTTCAGCCGGTCGCCGTAGCGGCCGTCCAGGGGAGATAGTGATCGCAGAGACATGAGTCGCCCCGAATCCGGAACCTGCCTGTTTTCGCTTTGCCGCGGTTTCAGTATACCTTCCGACCAAGGGAGTCGGCAAGGTTCTTTATTTCAGCGTCCGGCAAAACGCCGGTTTCGTGGGAGCTGATCTGCTTGATTCAGTACGCACCGCCCTCTATATTCAGCCCACCTTTGTGACTCCGTTTGTGACTCCGCGCGTGTAACCTTTCTGACTCCGCGCGTATTCTCTGGGCTCCGCGCAGGTACCTCCATTCATCCGGCCGCGCGCGTCGCGTTTCGCGTTTGAGGTTCGCGCGGATGTTCAAAGGGTACGATTTCAGTCGGACACGGCTTATGTTCCCTGGAGCAACTGATCCGTGAACCGTCCATCCTCCTCATACGACGTCATCGTAGTCGGCGTGGGCGGCATGGGCAGCGCCGCGGCCTGGCACCTTGCCCGGCGCGGCTGCCGCGTGCTGGGCCTCGAGCAGTTCAACATCCCCCACGATCGGGGGTCTTCCCACGGACAGACGCGGATCATCCGCCTGGCCTATTCCGAGCACCCGTCCTACGTGCCGCTGCTCCGGCGCGCCTACGCGTTGTGGCGTGAAATCGAGGAAAGGGCGGGCGAGCGGCTGCTGCACATCACGGGAGCGCTGGACGCCGGCCCCGCGGACGACTGGGTCTTCCGGGGTTCGAAGGCATCCTGCGAGGAGCACGGCCTGCCCCACGAGATCCTCACGGGAGAGGAGGTGAACCGCCGTTTCCCCGGCTACCGTTTGCCGGAGGACATCATGGCGGTTTTTCAAACGGACGGCGGCTATCTCCTGCCGGAGCGCTGCATCGTCGCCCACGTGGAGGCGGCACAGGAAGCGGGCGCCGAGATACGGGCGTGCGAACCGGTATTGGACTGGAAGTCGAACGGCCGAAGCGTCACGGTAGAGACTTCGAAATCGACCTACACGGCGGACCGTTTGGTGATCACGACGGGCGGCTGGATCGGCAAGGTGGTGACACTGCTGGATCGGGTGGTGCAACCGGAACGCCAAGTCCTCGGCTGGTTTCAGCCCCGGCGACTCGATCTCTTCCTGCCAGACCGGTTCCCGGTATTCAACCTGCAGGTTGCCGAGGGCCGGTACTACGGGCTTCCGGTGCATGGCGTGCCGGGATTCAAGATCGGGCGGTACCATCACCTGGAAGAAACGGCGGACATGGACGGGATCGACCGATCCACCCATCCCCGGGACGAGGCCGTGCTCCGGAAATTCGCCGAACGCTACTTTCCCGATGGCTCGGGGCCCACCATGAGTCTCCAGGTCTGCGTCTTCACCAATACCGCCGACGGCCATTTCATCCTGGACGCGCACCCGGAGTATCCGAACGTCTACGTCGCGTCCCCCTGCTCCGGCCACGGTTTCAAGTTCTGCAGCGTTATCGGAGAGGTCATGGCCGACCTGGCCACCACGGGCAAAACCTCGCACGACATCGCCCTGCACAGACTGGCGCGGCTCAATTCCTAAATCCACATGGCGAAGGAATCCGGGGAAGCCAGCCGAAGCGCCTACCCCCTCAGGTCAGCCTGCTCGCGCAGGTCAGCGCCTATCCACGCGGTTCGTAGTTCAGCCTGAGATAGGTGACCGTGGCGTGGGCGACTCGAACGCCGGCGTCGTTGGTGATCACGACCTCGCCGTAAATGACCTTGCGGCCGTTCTTGATGACGCGGGCCTCGGCGTTCAGGGCTTCTTCGCTGGCGGCATGGAGGTACGTGACCGTCAGGTTGGTGGTCACCGTGTCCCGCGTAATACCGTTCAGCGTGGCATGGGCCATGTACGCCATGGTATCGACCAGGGAGGCCGTCACCCCGCCGTGCACAAGGTTGTAGGACTGGGCGAACCGGGGCTGATAAGGCAGCCGGCCATGACATACGCCTTCATCCACCTCGACGATCCGCAATCCGAGATCATGGACGAAGGGCACGCCGTCTACGAATTCCTGGAGCTCTTCGACGGTTACCTGGGGCATGGGAATTGCGTGGTCTGTTCGCCTTCCTGCGGGATCGGGACGGTCGGTTAACGCTAAGGCGGATGATAACCAGAAAACCGCCGCCTGTCCATTACTATATGGCCCGGCCGCGGACCCGGGCGAAGCGGGCCGCCTGACGGACGATGCGGACTGCCTGGCCATCACATTCCGGCCGGATCGGCGCGGGCGATCCGGGCAGCTCAGGCGGTCCAACTGTGCCATCACGATCCGGTCGGAACGCCCTCCCGGTTGAATCCTTCCTTGCTGTACGCGACGCGACCGGCGCCGAGGGAATCCTTGAGCGCATCCACCAGCGCGTGATGGGCGCCGAGCCGGTACCATTCCCCGTAACCGAACCGCTGGTACATCTCCCGCACCTGGAGGCGCTCGGTACGCATGCCGCCCGACCCGTCCCCGTCGAAATAGGTATCCACGACCACGGAGTGGCAGCGGTCCCGGATCGTTTCCACGAACGTCTCCGGGTCGTTGGGCAGCATGGGGCTGATCGTGATCCGGACCGCAAGGCCGGCATCCATGGCGGTGTCGAGCGTCTTGAGCCGAGCGGCCACGGACGGCGCATGGGGCGTTAGATCGCGCCTTACGGTCTCGTCGTGGGTTTCGAGCGTCAGGTTCAGCTCTACCCGGTCGATGCGCTTCAGCACGTCGAAGTCCCGGCGGACCATGGGGCTGCGGGTCTGCACGACGAGCCGGTCCGGTTGCAGACCGGCAAACACCTCCAGGCACCGCCGCGTGATCCGGTACTTCGACTCCGCGCCCTGGTAGGGATCCGTGGCGGAACTCAGGAACACCCGCACCTCTTTGTCCCTTCTCTTCAGCCTGGCCATCTCGGCCTCGAGCCGTTCGGGCGCGTTGATCTTGACGTCCACGTAGTCGCCCCACGCCCCGCCGTGGTAGAGGTGGACGGGCAGGGCCTGCACGTAGCAGTAGGGACACCGGTACACACAGCCGACATAGGGCTGCAGGGTGTGGGTAAAGCCATCCAGGAACCCGCCCGTGCGGGTCAGGATCGACTTGCAGGTTATTTCACGTACGTTTGTGGCCATTCGCTTCGACCTTCGGCGGCCGGGCCTTTCCCATTCTGCCGGATCTTCCCGCCGGTCCTGTTACGGTCACATCAACCCCACCGGGTCCACGTCGATTTTCAGATGAATACGCCGGTTGTCCGCGGCGCGCTCCCAGTGCAGCCGGGTCCGCCGCACGGTGTCGCGCAGGCGGACGGAATGGCTGCTCCGCGCGATGATCTGCCAGCGATACTGGTTTCGCACGCGGGCAATCACCGGGGGCGCGGGACCGAGTATGTTCAATTCCGCCGCGTACTTCCGCATGATCCCGGCGAATCGGCGCGCTTCCCGCATCACGTATTCGTCCTGCTCGCCCTGGAACAGGATTCCGACCATGCGCCCGAAGGGCGGATAGCCAAGCGCCTTCCTGTCGGTGATTTCCCGGGCGTAAAAAGACTCGTAGTCGTGCGCCTGCGCGCTGGTCACGCTGTGATGGCCCCGGGAATAGGTCTGGACGATCACCTCCCCGCCCAGCTTCCCCCGTCCGGTCCGTCCGGCGACCTGCGTCAGCAACTGAAAGGTCCGCTCGCTGGCCCTGAAATCCGGGAGGTTGAGCGACGTGTCGGCCGAGATGACGCCCACGAGCGTCACGTTCGGAAAGTCGAATCCCTTGGCCACCATCTGCGTGCCGAGCAGGATATCCGCCTCGTGATTGAGCACCTGGTGGAAGATGTCCTGGTGGGAGCCTTTCCGCGTCGTGGTATCCATGTCCATGCGGACGATCCGGGCGTCCGGAAACCGCTCCTTCAGTTCCTCCTCGACGCGCTGGGTGCCCACGCCCCGGTAGCCGATCGAATCGGAACGGCACTTCGGGCAGGCCTCCGGGGCCTGTTCCCGGTGATCGCAGTAGTGGCACCGCATGAACAGGCTGTCGGCGTGGTAGGTCATCGTCACGCTGCAATGGGGACAGGACACGGACAGTCCGCAGTCATAGCACTGGACGAAGGGCGAGAATCCGCGCCGGTTCAGGAAGAGGATGATCTGCTCCTTCCGGGCGAGCCGGTCCCTGATCCGGTCGGCCAGGGGAGCGGAGAAAATCGAAAGGCGGCCCAGCCTGCGCTCTTCCCGCATGTCCACGATCCGAACGCCCGGCAGGGGCCGCCGGTCCACCCGCCTGGTCAGGCGGCTGCACGCGAATTTTCCGTTCTGCGTATTGGCGTAGGTCTCCAGGGAAGGCGTCGCGCTGCCCATGACCGTCACGGCGTTCGCCATCCGGGCCCGGACGACCGCCACGTCCCGCGCATGGTAGAGCGGGGGGTCGTCGAACTGCTTGTAGGACGGCTCATGCTCTTCGTCGATGACGATCAGGCCGAGGTCGGACAGCGGCGCGAACACGGCGGACCGGGCGCCCACCACGATGCGGTAGTCCCCGGCGCGGGTCCGCCGCCAGGAGTCGTACCGCTCTCCCGAAGACAGGCCGCTGTGCAGGACGGTGACGAGATCGCCGAAGTGGGCGCGGAACTGCCGCACGGCCTGCGGGGTCAGGGCGAGTTCCGGCACGAGCACGATAGCCGATCGGCCCGATTCGAGGGTCTTTTCTATGGATTTCACGTATACGTGCGTCTTCCCGCTGCCGGTGACGCCGTAGAGGAGCAGGGACTTGAACGCGCCTTCGCCGATGGCGCCGTGGATCGCGCGCAATGCGGCGGCCTGCTCGTCCGTGGGATCGACCGCGCCGGGATCGGGCAGTTCGGCATCCCGGTAGGGGTCGCGTATCGTCTCGACCTCGCTGAGCGACACCAGGCCCTTTTTCTCGAGTCTTCTGACCACGGCCCGTTCGATCCGGCCCAGATGGCGCAATTGTTCCGTGGTCAGCCTGCCGTCATGCCGCGCCAGGAGATTGACGCAACTGGCCTGCCGGGGCGAGCGGGGGATCAGCCTGGAAATGATCTTCTCCGCATCCTCCCTGGACGGGATCAATTCGACCCAGGTCTCGTACCGGATGCCCGGACCTCCGCCGGAATCTCCGATTGATATCGATACCAGACCCTTCGCCTCGAGGCCTCGCAGGGCCGCAAAGGGCTGGCGCATGCGGGTCCGGCGCCTGAGACCGGACAGGGTGATGGCCCCCTGTTCGGGAACCTCGGCGAGCAGTTCGGCCTGGCGGGGCGCGGTGCGCCGGAGCCGGTCCATGCACTCGGGGGGACACGGACCGTCCCGGCTTACGATCTGATCGCCTTCCGACAGCAGACCTGCGGGGAGGGCCGCCTTGATCGCTTCGCCCCACGGGCAGAGATAATACCGGCCAATCCACCGCGTGAGTTCGAGCAACGTGGCGTCCAGGACCGGCTCGCGGTCGAGGACGTCCGATAGCGGTTTGTAGCGTTCCACGGGACAGGTTTCGGAAAGTCCCGTGATGACGCCGGTCATCCTGCGGTTCGTGAAGGCGACGGACACCCTGCGGCCGGGCAGCGCCGTGTCGAGGAGTTTATCCGGAATGCTGTAGGAGAAAACCTGGTCTACCGGAAGGGGGAGGGCTATTTCGGCAAACCGGACGGAGGCCGCCATAGGCTGTCACCGCCGTTTCAATATACCCGATAGAGCTGGTATCTTCCGTAGCCATCGAAGTCGACGAAAACGAAACTGCGGCTGATGTTGTAGTAATGCCACACCTGGTAGGGATGGGAGTAGGACCGGTCCCAGGTGTGCCTTTCCACTTCGTCCGGCGGACCATAGACGATGTAGATCCGCCCCTGGTCGCTGCGCCAGCCTTTCCTCAGTCCGTCGTCAAAGTTCTCGTTCGCGTACGCGATCCGCCGGTAGTACATGATCATGTTTTCGTTTCGATCCGTACCCGGCGTGGGGTCCCGCCTTTTCCAGAACGCTTCCAGCGCTTCTTTCTGTTCGCCGGCCGGGGCGTCCCTGTACTTCTTGAGCACGTCCAGTTCGTCGTTCTTGGCGATATACCTCAACTGCTCGGTGATCTCCCTGAAATTCTTGGCCGCCGTCAGGGGCAGCAGGAACTGCCAGGTGATATGGAATTCCGACTTGGACTTCGCCCGGTTCCGCACGGCCCGGTCGTCGACCTCGATTTCCAGGGTGTATACGCCCTGGGACAGTTCACTGGTGTCGAACCGGCCGCTGTACGCGCCGATATTGCCCTGTCGCTCCAGGGGCTCCTCCCGGTTCAACACTTCCCGGCCCGACGACGACTTGATCTTGTATGCCACTGTCAAGGGCTGTTGCGCCTCCTCGGCCGCGTCCGTATACACCTCGTAGTAGATGTACATGTCGGTGTGGTCCTCGCCGAAGGCGCGGGACAGGTTGGGAACGACCCGGATGCCTCTGCGGTCCAAGCCGACGTTGGCGGGGCCCTCCAGGACCAGGCCGGCGAATTGAATGTCGCTTATGCTGAGCCGGTCCTTGTAGTAATCCGGCACCTCGAAGGGCCTGGAAATGTCTTGCTGATCGCCCGCGTCCTGGTCATAGAGCGTGATTTGCAGGTCGTACTTCCCGGGCGGGAGGTAGGTGGTGTACAGCTGCGCGCGGGACGGGTCCATCACGCGCGTCTCGGCGTCCGTATCCACCACGACCGAATCCCGGAGGGTCTCGGCGGAAACCTGGTAGTCGTCATCGTCGATCACGATCAGGGAAAGTTCGAAACGGGCGGCGTAGCGGTCCCCGGACTTGACGAAATTGAACAGTTCGTTCGAAAGGCGGTAGTAGCAGTCGACACGCGTGCTGTCGACCGAATCCCCCCGGGAGGTCACGATATCCACCACCGCGAGCCCGGGGTTGATGCTGCCATGCTCGTCTGGAGGAGCGGGACCGGGCGGCGCCGCTCCCGCCGAGACGGCCGGAACCGTCAGCAGCAGCGCAATCCCGACTCCCCGCCATAGCCGGTTGCCGGTTTCAGTCATACGGACCATCGGAACCCTCACTGAGCATCTGAAGAACACGAATGCAGGCGAGCCCGGCCGGCGATCGACAGCGTCCTTCCCGCGATCGTCCGGGCACCCGCCAAAGGCGTCGATACGGTTGTTACGGGATACTGCTTTCAATATATTTGCATAACACAGGCCCACAAAGTTTTATTTGCTCCCGCGCAGCGGTCGAATCCCGACGAACCGATTTGACATTACGCTTTACCGCCGGTAGCCGGCCACATTATATAGAATCCACAAACCGCAGTATCGGTTCCCTTTTTGAAGCGGCCGAAGACGGTATCCAGGTGCCGAAGACGGTATCCAGGTGCCGAAGGCCGGTTCCGGCCGGTCGCGGTCGGTACGATACACCTGCAGTCCGGAAGAAGAAAGGATGGAGGCGTGAGCGGAACGAGAGTGGGCTTCATCGGCGGAGGCGGAATCGCCCGGGAACACATGAAGTATCTGTCCGAGATGGAGGACGTGGAACTGGCGGCGGTGGCCGACATCAGCGCGGACGCGCTGGATCTCTGCCGCGAAATGTACGGCATTCCCCACTGCTTCACCGATTACAGGGAACTGCTGGGCATGGATTCAATCGACGCGGTCACGGTCGGCACGCCGAACAGCGCCCATTGCGAGCCGACGGTCGACGCGCTCCGGGCCGGCAAGGACGTGCTGGTGGAAAAACCCATGGCGATCACGGCGGAGGAGGCGGCGGAAATGGTCAGGACGAGCCGGGACACGGGCCGCATCCTGGTCATCGGCTTTCAGCACCGGTTCGCGCCCGAGGCGCAGATGCTCAAGCGGTTCATCGACCGGGGGGAATTCGGCAGGATCCTGTACGGACGCTGTCTCGCGCTGCGCCGCCGGGGGATTCCGAACTGGGGCGTTTTCGGCCGCAAGGATCTCCAGGGCGGCGGGGCCTTGATCGATATCGGCGTGCACATGATCGAAGCGGCCCACTATCTCATGGGATCGCCGCAACCCGTCAGCGCCTTCGGAAGCGCATACACGTACCTCGGCGACCGCCCCAGCGACACCGTGTCCATGTGGCCCGACTGGGACCGCGAGACGTATTCCGTCGAGGATCTGGCCGTGGGGATGATCCGGTTCGACAACGGCGCCACGCTCTCGGTGGAGGCCTCCTTCGCGGCCCATATCGGCAAGGGCGAATGGACCTTCTCCCTCATGGGCGAGAAGGCCGGCGGCCAGTTCAGTCCGCCCATGGTCTTCAAAGACCAGTCCGGCACCATGGTCAACATGACGCCGGACTACCTGCCGGACACGGACGGCTTTCGGTACAAGCTGCGGCACTTCGTGGACTGCGTGCAGACCCGGAAACCGTCCGAGGCGCCGGGGGAACACGGCCTCCTCGTGCAACAGATCCTGAACGGCATCTACCGCTCCGCCGAAACGGGGCGGGAAGTCCCGTTGGAACCCATGATATGAACCACGGGAATCGCCGGGACTCCAGTGGATATCTGCCGGTTCCGAACGCGGATTTCGATTGCGGGGACGGCGCTTTCCAATGCCGGGAGGTATGCGTTGCTGACCGTTGAACAGCGGTCCTGCTGGCATGACTACGGTTCCGAGAACACCCCCCGGGCAGTCCCCGAATCCCA encodes the following:
- a CDS encoding PaaI family thioesterase, giving the protein MPQVTVEELQEFVDGVPFVHDLGLRIVEVDEGVCHGRLPYQPRFAQSYNLVHGGVTASLVDTMAYMAHATLNGITRDTVTTNLTVTYLHAASEEALNAEARVIKNGRKVIYGEVVITNDAGVRVAHATVTYLRLNYEPRG
- a CDS encoding rhodanese-like domain-containing protein encodes the protein MKDQIAHYENKLKYEIDSYDLWESITLGKDIVVVDARSEEAYAERHIPGAVNIPHRTMDPDTTASLDKDVLYVTYCDGIGCNASTKGALNMARLGFNVKELMGGLDWWIRDGYETEGLQATEGRALVCGCG
- a CDS encoding DASS family sodium-coupled anion symporter — protein: MLAVLLYGLLPHAYPNGAGETVVFSNAGRATTALAVWMAVWWMTEAVELYATALLPLVALPMTGAASVRAAAAPYAHELIFLFMGGFLIALTMQRWGLHRRLALKALRAAGDHPAGIVACFMGVTAFFSMWVSNTATAVMMLPIALSIIALVEQVEPGSLGMGSGEGGDGNGGNGTKARPHFALCLLLGIAYAASIGGIGTIIGTPPNVFLASFIQSSLGQEISFVRWMGVGLPLVAVFLPLVWLMLTRVLYPLRGERIEGSREVTERAYRELGVMSRGERVVLAVFLLAAVSWITRPLLVNVQIGDMNPLAGLSDPVIAMVAALVLFVVPVDVKRRIFVMNWETALKIPWGILLLFGGGLSLAAAIRVNGVGEYIGHQLAILSGIPTLLLVMAVIALVIFLTELTSNTATTATFIPILAALAPVFDLHPFMLIVPAAIAASCAFMLPVATPPNAIVFGSGHVTIQQMIRAGFWLNLLGVVLITVLVYTVMMRMLGV
- the purB gene encoding adenylosuccinate lyase, encoding MSLRSLSPLDGRYGDRLKGLSSYFSEWALIKYRLHVEIEWLITMAERPEIGHVRVFSEEETGFLRSLVLDFTDAQAGRIKEIEQETRHDVKAVEYYVREAIAGTSLEDVTESVHFCCTSEDINNLAYALMLRDGIQQEWLPGSQDLIAAAATLAGETADIPMLSHTHGQSATPTTVGKELAVFVARWRRQLDQVARSEYLGKFNGAVGNYNAHLVVYPDVPWEAVARHFVEDRLGLTFNPITIQIEPHDYLAELFHRLMRFNTVLLDFDRDMWSYISLGYFRQKVVDTEAGSSVMPHKVNPIDFENSEANVGVSNALLEHLAGKLQVSRQQRDLSDSSALRNVGVAIGHSLLAIHSAIQGMERAEVDRDAVSADLDGAWEVLAEAVQMVMRKAGHENPYERMKALTRGQAITQEIMEDLIRDLDLPDDDKLRLLALTPADYVGLAPELARHIAREGEDIVPERAAGKQDAPGADGEDA
- the solA gene encoding N-methyl-L-tryptophan oxidase, with translation MNRPSSSYDVIVVGVGGMGSAAAWHLARRGCRVLGLEQFNIPHDRGSSHGQTRIIRLAYSEHPSYVPLLRRAYALWREIEERAGERLLHITGALDAGPADDWVFRGSKASCEEHGLPHEILTGEEVNRRFPGYRLPEDIMAVFQTDGGYLLPERCIVAHVEAAQEAGAEIRACEPVLDWKSNGRSVTVETSKSTYTADRLVITTGGWIGKVVTLLDRVVQPERQVLGWFQPRRLDLFLPDRFPVFNLQVAEGRYYGLPVHGVPGFKIGRYHHLEETADMDGIDRSTHPRDEAVLRKFAERYFPDGSGPTMSLQVCVFTNTADGHFILDAHPEYPNVYVASPCSGHGFKFCSVIGEVMADLATTGKTSHDIALHRLARLNS
- a CDS encoding sodium:solute symporter family protein, encoding MPSLPTNFGTLDWLIVAVYMAATVGVGLYMNRYIRDMGDYIVASRSLKSRLAVATMIGSELGLVTVMYSAQKGFTGGFAAFHIAVIAGVVTFIVGMTGFIVVPLRRLGVMTIPEFYEKRFSRGVRVFGGLLLAFAGILNMGLFLKAGALFVTGLTGLTDPNAVAVVMTVMLALVIAYTIMGGMVSVVITDYIQFVILSFGMILTCGMAVYALGWPTIVETVAAVHGEPGFNPLLEGSGFGPSYIMWMIFTAGLVSCAVWQTSVMRACAAESVEVVRRLYRWSSIGFLIRFMIPQFLGICALTFFFNNPEFRGFFFDETGSPTADPTMTLQAMPLFLSQILPTGIIGLVGAGLLAAFMSTHDSYLLCWASVLTHDVVAPATNERLTTRWRLALSRIFILVIGLFLLVWGLWYDLGQDLWDYMAVSGAIYFTGAFTLLLAGLYWKRASTVGAYLALIAGIGAVAGLGPVNQALGLGMYQSDEIGLAITALALVLMFAGSLVFPDRPDRPDGSDGSDSLARLEHPARTDRKEEA